The following proteins come from a genomic window of Sorex araneus isolate mSorAra2 chromosome 1, mSorAra2.pri, whole genome shotgun sequence:
- the CIZ1 gene encoding cip1-interacting zinc finger protein isoform X1, whose product MPPPGARSLRATDGPGARGRHEPTRRPRDRGSALPGARARAAMFSQQQQQQLQQLQQQQLQQLQQQQLLQLQQLFQQPPQQAPLPVTLSRGLPVQASQQQLLNLPASTSLLNSNVMQRALFLQQLQGLDQFAMPPAMYDSASLTVPTATLGNVRGYSLGTPSVPPPSLTPPQLATPNLQQFFPQATRQSLLGPPPVGVPIAPAQAQLPGRSHQKQARPSPTTNPARKDSSSQTMPVEGPLGSEEGGELPPESPDQDSPPCPDAIAHEKDLPAAEPESLEGEPVGPPAKRTKSSEPTAKGPPGQLRAKVQPQARMAVPKQTQTPELLPEPPEARVLPRFQPRALQIHAQVPPSEARGPAALQKQVHTQTSPERAPVPQQLQRREEAEPEALPQAHPQPPGQMRPLAQTQTCPPGQSSAPPAEQPRAQTQVPAAEGAPAPGPCAVPNRPPGPEGAAGGPEEPAGPQLSTEEPPQEPPGEREGERRSREMLGMWGAGGSLKVTIQQSSNSRAFSTTPVTPVPRPGDSTSTSPAATGPSPTQALHFFCCICKANCGSQQEFQEHMAGAEHQQRLGEVQHRSQACLLSLQPVPRDVLEREHEGPLPQRWCHTCQLYYMGDLIQHRRTQEHKIAKQSLRPFCTACDRYFKTPRKFVEHVKSQGHKDKAKELNMLQETAGQDEEHFITVDAVGCFEGDEEEEENEEEEDIEVEEELCKQMKTPDMPSPEPERKESETYSPSKAYGVDFLVPATGHVCRICHKFYPGDEGAQLSHCKSLAHFENLQKYRKAKKPKPAPARPVSRRCAVNARNALTALFTAGGRSPTQASSQNAAKAPSKMTAPPRPAPAPRRSSRLKT is encoded by the exons ATGCCACCGCCAGGCGCCAGATCCCTCAGGGCGACCGACggacccggggcccggggccgccaCGAGCCGACGCGGAGGCCGCGGGACCGAGGCTCGGCGCTGCCGGGCGCCCGGGCGCGGG cagcaaTGTtcagccagcagcagcagcagcagctgcagcagttGCAGCAGCAGCAATTGCAGCagttgcagcagcagcagctgttgCAGCTCCAGCAGCTGTTCCAGCAGCCCCCACAGCAGGCCCCGCTGCCTGTGACCCTCAGTCG AGGGCTCCCCGTGCAAGCGTCTCAGCAGCAGCTCCTGAACCTCCCggcctccacctccctcctcaACAGCAATGTGATGCAGAGAGCTTTGTTTCTGCAACAGTTACAAG GACTGGACCAGTTTGCAATGCCGCCAGCCATGTATGACAGTGCCAGCCTCACCGTGCCCACGGCAACATTGG GTAACGTCCGCGGCTACAGCTTGGGGACCCCAAGCGTGCCGCCCCCCAGCCTCACGCCCCCCCAGCTGGCTACCCCGAATCTACAGCAGTTCTTTCCCCAGGCCACCCGGCAGTCCCTGCTGGGGCCCCCTCCCGTGGGGGTGCCCATCGCCCCTGCCCAGGCCCAGCTTCCCGGCAGGAGCCATCAGAAGCAGGCGCGGCCCAGCCCCACCACGAACCCCGCTCGGAAG GACTCTTCTTCCCAGACGATGCCCGTGGAAGGACCCCTCGGGTCTGAGGAAGGCGGGGAGCTCCCACCAGAATCACCAG ACCAAGACTCCCCGCCTTGCCCAGACGCCATCGCCCACGAGAAAGACCTGCCCGCCGCCGAGCCCGAGTCTCTAGAGGGGGAACCTGTCGGGCCCCCAGCCAAGAGGACCAAGAG CTCTGAGCCCACGGCGAAGGGGCCCCCAGGGCAGCTGAGGGCAAAGGTGCAGCCCCAGGCCCGGATGGCGGTGCCGAAGCAAACACAGACGCCCGAGCTGCTCCCCGAGCCGCCAGAGGCCCGAGTGCTGCCTCGCTtccagccccgggccctgcaGATCCACGCGCAGGTGCCGCCCTCTGAGGCCCGCGGCCCAGCAGCACTGCAGAAGCAGGTGCACACGCAGACCTCTCCAGAGCGCGCCCCGGTACCGCAGCAGTTGCAGCGGCGGGAGGAGGCGGAGCCAGAGGCGCTGCCCCAGGCACACCCTCAGCCTCCGGGGCAGATGCGGCCACTGGCGCAGACCCAGACGTGTCCACCGGGCCAGAGTAGCGCGCCGCCCGCAGAGCAGCCGCGGGCGCAGACCCAGGTGCCAGCAGCAGAGGGCGCTCCAGCGCCGGGACCCTGCGCCGTGCCCAACCGGCCACCCGGGCCCGAAGGAGCAGCCGGAG GCCCAGAGGAGCCAGCGGGTCCCCAGCTCAGCACAGAGGAGCCCCCGCAGGAGCCGCCCGGAGAGAGAGAAGGCGAGAGGAGATCCAGGGAGATGCTCGGG atgtggggtgctgggggctccctGAAGGTCACCATCCAGCAGAGCAGCAATAGCCGGGCTTTCAGCACCACACCTGTCACCCCTGTGCCGCGTCCCGGTGACTCGACTTCTACCAGCCCCGCCGCGACCGGCCCATCCCCCACGCAGGCCCTGCACTTCTTCTGCTGCATCTGCAAAGCCAACTGCGGCAGCCAGCAG gagTTTCAGGAGCACATGGCAGGGGCCGAGCACCAGCAGCGGCTCGGCGAGGTCCAGCACAGGAGCCAGGCCTGCCTCCTGTCCCTCCAGCCCGTGCCCCGGGACGTCCTGGAGAGAGAGCATGA AGGGCCCCTGCCCCAGCGCTGGTGCCACACCTGCCAGCTGTACTACATGGGGGACCTGATCCAGCACCGCCGGACCCAGGAGCACAAG ATTGCAAAACAGTCTCTGAGGCCTTTCTGCACAGCTTGCGACCGCTACTTTAAGACCCCCCGCAAGTTTGTGGAACACGTGAAGTCCCAGGGACACAAGGACAAAGCCAAGGAG CTGAATATGCTCCAGGAGACAGCTGGCCAGGACGAGGAGCACTTCATCACCGTGGACGCCGTGGGCTGCTTTGAGGgtgacgaagaggaggaggagaatgaggaggaagaagacaTAGAGGTGGAGGAGGAACTCTGCAAGCAG ATGAAGACCCCCGACATGCCCTCCCCGGAGCCGGAGCGGAAAGAGTCGGAGACCTACAGCCCCAGCAAGGCCTACG GGGTGGATTTCCTGGTGCCCGCCACGGGCCACGTGTGTCGCATCTGCCACAAGTTCTACCCGGGGGACGAGGGGGCACAGCTCAGCCACTGCAAGTCCTTGGCCCACTTTGAGAATCTGCAG AAATACAGGAAGGCCAAGAAGCCcaagcccgcccccgcccggcccgtgAGCCGCCGCTGTGCCGTCAACGCCCGGAACGCACTGACCGCCCTCTTCACCGCCGGGGGCCGCTCCCCCACCCAGGCCAGCAGCCAGAACGCGGCCAAAGCCCCCAGCAAGATGACggcgcccccgcgcccggcccccgcgcccagGCGCTCCTCCCGCCTCAAAACCTGA
- the CIZ1 gene encoding cip1-interacting zinc finger protein isoform X4 encodes MFSQQQQQQLQQLQQQQLQQLQQQQLLQLQQLFQQPPQQAPLPVTLSRGLPVQASQQQLLNLPASTSLLNSNVMQRALFLQQLQGLDQFAMPPAMYDSASLTVPTATLGNVRGYSLGTPSVPPPSLTPPQLATPNLQQFFPQATRQSLLGPPPVGVPIAPAQAQLPGRSHQKQARPSPTTNPARKDSSSQTMPVEGPLGSEEGGELPPESPDQDSPPCPDAIAHEKDLPAAEPESLEGEPVGPPAKRTKSSEPTAKGPPGQLRAKVQPQARMAVPKQTQTPELLPEPPEARVLPRFQPRALQIHAQVPPSEARGPAALQKQVHTQTSPERAPVPQQLQRREEAEPEALPQAHPQPPGQMRPLAQTQTCPPGQSSAPPAEQPRAQTQVPAAEGAPAPGPCAVPNRPPGPEGAAGGPEEPAGPQLSTEEPPQEPPGEREGERRSREMLGMWGAGGSLKVTIQQSSNSRAFSTTPVTPVPRPGDSTSTSPAATGPSPTQALHFFCCICKANCGSQQEFQEHMAGAEHQQRLGEVQHRSQACLLSLQPVPRDVLEREHEGPLPQRWCHTCQLYYMGDLIQHRRTQEHKIAKQSLRPFCTACDRYFKTPRKFVEHVKSQGHKDKAKELNMLQETAGQDEEHFITVDAVGCFEGDEEEEENEEEEDIEVEEELCKQMKTPDMPSPEPERKESETYSPSKAYGVDFLVPATGHVCRICHKFYPGDEGAQLSHCKSLAHFENLQKYRKAKKPKPAPARPVSRRCAVNARNALTALFTAGGRSPTQASSQNAAKAPSKMTAPPRPAPAPRRSSRLKT; translated from the exons aTGTtcagccagcagcagcagcagcagctgcagcagttGCAGCAGCAGCAATTGCAGCagttgcagcagcagcagctgttgCAGCTCCAGCAGCTGTTCCAGCAGCCCCCACAGCAGGCCCCGCTGCCTGTGACCCTCAGTCG AGGGCTCCCCGTGCAAGCGTCTCAGCAGCAGCTCCTGAACCTCCCggcctccacctccctcctcaACAGCAATGTGATGCAGAGAGCTTTGTTTCTGCAACAGTTACAAG GACTGGACCAGTTTGCAATGCCGCCAGCCATGTATGACAGTGCCAGCCTCACCGTGCCCACGGCAACATTGG GTAACGTCCGCGGCTACAGCTTGGGGACCCCAAGCGTGCCGCCCCCCAGCCTCACGCCCCCCCAGCTGGCTACCCCGAATCTACAGCAGTTCTTTCCCCAGGCCACCCGGCAGTCCCTGCTGGGGCCCCCTCCCGTGGGGGTGCCCATCGCCCCTGCCCAGGCCCAGCTTCCCGGCAGGAGCCATCAGAAGCAGGCGCGGCCCAGCCCCACCACGAACCCCGCTCGGAAG GACTCTTCTTCCCAGACGATGCCCGTGGAAGGACCCCTCGGGTCTGAGGAAGGCGGGGAGCTCCCACCAGAATCACCAG ACCAAGACTCCCCGCCTTGCCCAGACGCCATCGCCCACGAGAAAGACCTGCCCGCCGCCGAGCCCGAGTCTCTAGAGGGGGAACCTGTCGGGCCCCCAGCCAAGAGGACCAAGAG CTCTGAGCCCACGGCGAAGGGGCCCCCAGGGCAGCTGAGGGCAAAGGTGCAGCCCCAGGCCCGGATGGCGGTGCCGAAGCAAACACAGACGCCCGAGCTGCTCCCCGAGCCGCCAGAGGCCCGAGTGCTGCCTCGCTtccagccccgggccctgcaGATCCACGCGCAGGTGCCGCCCTCTGAGGCCCGCGGCCCAGCAGCACTGCAGAAGCAGGTGCACACGCAGACCTCTCCAGAGCGCGCCCCGGTACCGCAGCAGTTGCAGCGGCGGGAGGAGGCGGAGCCAGAGGCGCTGCCCCAGGCACACCCTCAGCCTCCGGGGCAGATGCGGCCACTGGCGCAGACCCAGACGTGTCCACCGGGCCAGAGTAGCGCGCCGCCCGCAGAGCAGCCGCGGGCGCAGACCCAGGTGCCAGCAGCAGAGGGCGCTCCAGCGCCGGGACCCTGCGCCGTGCCCAACCGGCCACCCGGGCCCGAAGGAGCAGCCGGAG GCCCAGAGGAGCCAGCGGGTCCCCAGCTCAGCACAGAGGAGCCCCCGCAGGAGCCGCCCGGAGAGAGAGAAGGCGAGAGGAGATCCAGGGAGATGCTCGGG atgtggggtgctgggggctccctGAAGGTCACCATCCAGCAGAGCAGCAATAGCCGGGCTTTCAGCACCACACCTGTCACCCCTGTGCCGCGTCCCGGTGACTCGACTTCTACCAGCCCCGCCGCGACCGGCCCATCCCCCACGCAGGCCCTGCACTTCTTCTGCTGCATCTGCAAAGCCAACTGCGGCAGCCAGCAG gagTTTCAGGAGCACATGGCAGGGGCCGAGCACCAGCAGCGGCTCGGCGAGGTCCAGCACAGGAGCCAGGCCTGCCTCCTGTCCCTCCAGCCCGTGCCCCGGGACGTCCTGGAGAGAGAGCATGA AGGGCCCCTGCCCCAGCGCTGGTGCCACACCTGCCAGCTGTACTACATGGGGGACCTGATCCAGCACCGCCGGACCCAGGAGCACAAG ATTGCAAAACAGTCTCTGAGGCCTTTCTGCACAGCTTGCGACCGCTACTTTAAGACCCCCCGCAAGTTTGTGGAACACGTGAAGTCCCAGGGACACAAGGACAAAGCCAAGGAG CTGAATATGCTCCAGGAGACAGCTGGCCAGGACGAGGAGCACTTCATCACCGTGGACGCCGTGGGCTGCTTTGAGGgtgacgaagaggaggaggagaatgaggaggaagaagacaTAGAGGTGGAGGAGGAACTCTGCAAGCAG ATGAAGACCCCCGACATGCCCTCCCCGGAGCCGGAGCGGAAAGAGTCGGAGACCTACAGCCCCAGCAAGGCCTACG GGGTGGATTTCCTGGTGCCCGCCACGGGCCACGTGTGTCGCATCTGCCACAAGTTCTACCCGGGGGACGAGGGGGCACAGCTCAGCCACTGCAAGTCCTTGGCCCACTTTGAGAATCTGCAG AAATACAGGAAGGCCAAGAAGCCcaagcccgcccccgcccggcccgtgAGCCGCCGCTGTGCCGTCAACGCCCGGAACGCACTGACCGCCCTCTTCACCGCCGGGGGCCGCTCCCCCACCCAGGCCAGCAGCCAGAACGCGGCCAAAGCCCCCAGCAAGATGACggcgcccccgcgcccggcccccgcgcccagGCGCTCCTCCCGCCTCAAAACCTGA
- the CIZ1 gene encoding cip1-interacting zinc finger protein isoform X2, with protein MPPPGARSLRATDGPGARGRHEPTRRPRDRGSALPGARARAMFSQQQQQQLQQLQQQQLQQLQQQQLLQLQQLFQQPPQQAPLPVTLSRGLPVQASQQQLLNLPASTSLLNSNVMQRALFLQQLQGLDQFAMPPAMYDSASLTVPTATLGNVRGYSLGTPSVPPPSLTPPQLATPNLQQFFPQATRQSLLGPPPVGVPIAPAQAQLPGRSHQKQARPSPTTNPARKDSSSQTMPVEGPLGSEEGGELPPESPDQDSPPCPDAIAHEKDLPAAEPESLEGEPVGPPAKRTKSSEPTAKGPPGQLRAKVQPQARMAVPKQTQTPELLPEPPEARVLPRFQPRALQIHAQVPPSEARGPAALQKQVHTQTSPERAPVPQQLQRREEAEPEALPQAHPQPPGQMRPLAQTQTCPPGQSSAPPAEQPRAQTQVPAAEGAPAPGPCAVPNRPPGPEGAAGGPEEPAGPQLSTEEPPQEPPGEREGERRSREMLGMWGAGGSLKVTIQQSSNSRAFSTTPVTPVPRPGDSTSTSPAATGPSPTQALHFFCCICKANCGSQQEFQEHMAGAEHQQRLGEVQHRSQACLLSLQPVPRDVLEREHEGPLPQRWCHTCQLYYMGDLIQHRRTQEHKIAKQSLRPFCTACDRYFKTPRKFVEHVKSQGHKDKAKELNMLQETAGQDEEHFITVDAVGCFEGDEEEEENEEEEDIEVEEELCKQMKTPDMPSPEPERKESETYSPSKAYGVDFLVPATGHVCRICHKFYPGDEGAQLSHCKSLAHFENLQKYRKAKKPKPAPARPVSRRCAVNARNALTALFTAGGRSPTQASSQNAAKAPSKMTAPPRPAPAPRRSSRLKT; from the exons ATGCCACCGCCAGGCGCCAGATCCCTCAGGGCGACCGACggacccggggcccggggccgccaCGAGCCGACGCGGAGGCCGCGGGACCGAGGCTCGGCGCTGCCGGGCGCCCGGGCGCGGG caaTGTtcagccagcagcagcagcagcagctgcagcagttGCAGCAGCAGCAATTGCAGCagttgcagcagcagcagctgttgCAGCTCCAGCAGCTGTTCCAGCAGCCCCCACAGCAGGCCCCGCTGCCTGTGACCCTCAGTCG AGGGCTCCCCGTGCAAGCGTCTCAGCAGCAGCTCCTGAACCTCCCggcctccacctccctcctcaACAGCAATGTGATGCAGAGAGCTTTGTTTCTGCAACAGTTACAAG GACTGGACCAGTTTGCAATGCCGCCAGCCATGTATGACAGTGCCAGCCTCACCGTGCCCACGGCAACATTGG GTAACGTCCGCGGCTACAGCTTGGGGACCCCAAGCGTGCCGCCCCCCAGCCTCACGCCCCCCCAGCTGGCTACCCCGAATCTACAGCAGTTCTTTCCCCAGGCCACCCGGCAGTCCCTGCTGGGGCCCCCTCCCGTGGGGGTGCCCATCGCCCCTGCCCAGGCCCAGCTTCCCGGCAGGAGCCATCAGAAGCAGGCGCGGCCCAGCCCCACCACGAACCCCGCTCGGAAG GACTCTTCTTCCCAGACGATGCCCGTGGAAGGACCCCTCGGGTCTGAGGAAGGCGGGGAGCTCCCACCAGAATCACCAG ACCAAGACTCCCCGCCTTGCCCAGACGCCATCGCCCACGAGAAAGACCTGCCCGCCGCCGAGCCCGAGTCTCTAGAGGGGGAACCTGTCGGGCCCCCAGCCAAGAGGACCAAGAG CTCTGAGCCCACGGCGAAGGGGCCCCCAGGGCAGCTGAGGGCAAAGGTGCAGCCCCAGGCCCGGATGGCGGTGCCGAAGCAAACACAGACGCCCGAGCTGCTCCCCGAGCCGCCAGAGGCCCGAGTGCTGCCTCGCTtccagccccgggccctgcaGATCCACGCGCAGGTGCCGCCCTCTGAGGCCCGCGGCCCAGCAGCACTGCAGAAGCAGGTGCACACGCAGACCTCTCCAGAGCGCGCCCCGGTACCGCAGCAGTTGCAGCGGCGGGAGGAGGCGGAGCCAGAGGCGCTGCCCCAGGCACACCCTCAGCCTCCGGGGCAGATGCGGCCACTGGCGCAGACCCAGACGTGTCCACCGGGCCAGAGTAGCGCGCCGCCCGCAGAGCAGCCGCGGGCGCAGACCCAGGTGCCAGCAGCAGAGGGCGCTCCAGCGCCGGGACCCTGCGCCGTGCCCAACCGGCCACCCGGGCCCGAAGGAGCAGCCGGAG GCCCAGAGGAGCCAGCGGGTCCCCAGCTCAGCACAGAGGAGCCCCCGCAGGAGCCGCCCGGAGAGAGAGAAGGCGAGAGGAGATCCAGGGAGATGCTCGGG atgtggggtgctgggggctccctGAAGGTCACCATCCAGCAGAGCAGCAATAGCCGGGCTTTCAGCACCACACCTGTCACCCCTGTGCCGCGTCCCGGTGACTCGACTTCTACCAGCCCCGCCGCGACCGGCCCATCCCCCACGCAGGCCCTGCACTTCTTCTGCTGCATCTGCAAAGCCAACTGCGGCAGCCAGCAG gagTTTCAGGAGCACATGGCAGGGGCCGAGCACCAGCAGCGGCTCGGCGAGGTCCAGCACAGGAGCCAGGCCTGCCTCCTGTCCCTCCAGCCCGTGCCCCGGGACGTCCTGGAGAGAGAGCATGA AGGGCCCCTGCCCCAGCGCTGGTGCCACACCTGCCAGCTGTACTACATGGGGGACCTGATCCAGCACCGCCGGACCCAGGAGCACAAG ATTGCAAAACAGTCTCTGAGGCCTTTCTGCACAGCTTGCGACCGCTACTTTAAGACCCCCCGCAAGTTTGTGGAACACGTGAAGTCCCAGGGACACAAGGACAAAGCCAAGGAG CTGAATATGCTCCAGGAGACAGCTGGCCAGGACGAGGAGCACTTCATCACCGTGGACGCCGTGGGCTGCTTTGAGGgtgacgaagaggaggaggagaatgaggaggaagaagacaTAGAGGTGGAGGAGGAACTCTGCAAGCAG ATGAAGACCCCCGACATGCCCTCCCCGGAGCCGGAGCGGAAAGAGTCGGAGACCTACAGCCCCAGCAAGGCCTACG GGGTGGATTTCCTGGTGCCCGCCACGGGCCACGTGTGTCGCATCTGCCACAAGTTCTACCCGGGGGACGAGGGGGCACAGCTCAGCCACTGCAAGTCCTTGGCCCACTTTGAGAATCTGCAG AAATACAGGAAGGCCAAGAAGCCcaagcccgcccccgcccggcccgtgAGCCGCCGCTGTGCCGTCAACGCCCGGAACGCACTGACCGCCCTCTTCACCGCCGGGGGCCGCTCCCCCACCCAGGCCAGCAGCCAGAACGCGGCCAAAGCCCCCAGCAAGATGACggcgcccccgcgcccggcccccgcgcccagGCGCTCCTCCCGCCTCAAAACCTGA
- the CIZ1 gene encoding cip1-interacting zinc finger protein isoform X3, whose amino-acid sequence MPPPGARSLRATDGPGARGRHEPTRRPRDRGSALPGARARAAMFSQQQQQQLQQLQQQQLQQLQQQQLLQLQQLFQQPPQQAPLPVTLSRGLPVQASQQQLLNLPASTSLLNSNVMQRALFLQQLQGLDQFAMPPAMYDSASLTVPTATLGNVRGYSLGTPSVPPPSLTPPQLATPNLQQFFPQATRQSLLGPPPVGVPIAPAQAQLPGRSHQKQARPSPTTNPARKTMPVEGPLGSEEGGELPPESPDQDSPPCPDAIAHEKDLPAAEPESLEGEPVGPPAKRTKSSEPTAKGPPGQLRAKVQPQARMAVPKQTQTPELLPEPPEARVLPRFQPRALQIHAQVPPSEARGPAALQKQVHTQTSPERAPVPQQLQRREEAEPEALPQAHPQPPGQMRPLAQTQTCPPGQSSAPPAEQPRAQTQVPAAEGAPAPGPCAVPNRPPGPEGAAGGPEEPAGPQLSTEEPPQEPPGEREGERRSREMLGMWGAGGSLKVTIQQSSNSRAFSTTPVTPVPRPGDSTSTSPAATGPSPTQALHFFCCICKANCGSQQEFQEHMAGAEHQQRLGEVQHRSQACLLSLQPVPRDVLEREHEGPLPQRWCHTCQLYYMGDLIQHRRTQEHKIAKQSLRPFCTACDRYFKTPRKFVEHVKSQGHKDKAKELNMLQETAGQDEEHFITVDAVGCFEGDEEEEENEEEEDIEVEEELCKQMKTPDMPSPEPERKESETYSPSKAYGVDFLVPATGHVCRICHKFYPGDEGAQLSHCKSLAHFENLQKYRKAKKPKPAPARPVSRRCAVNARNALTALFTAGGRSPTQASSQNAAKAPSKMTAPPRPAPAPRRSSRLKT is encoded by the exons ATGCCACCGCCAGGCGCCAGATCCCTCAGGGCGACCGACggacccggggcccggggccgccaCGAGCCGACGCGGAGGCCGCGGGACCGAGGCTCGGCGCTGCCGGGCGCCCGGGCGCGGG cagcaaTGTtcagccagcagcagcagcagcagctgcagcagttGCAGCAGCAGCAATTGCAGCagttgcagcagcagcagctgttgCAGCTCCAGCAGCTGTTCCAGCAGCCCCCACAGCAGGCCCCGCTGCCTGTGACCCTCAGTCG AGGGCTCCCCGTGCAAGCGTCTCAGCAGCAGCTCCTGAACCTCCCggcctccacctccctcctcaACAGCAATGTGATGCAGAGAGCTTTGTTTCTGCAACAGTTACAAG GACTGGACCAGTTTGCAATGCCGCCAGCCATGTATGACAGTGCCAGCCTCACCGTGCCCACGGCAACATTGG GTAACGTCCGCGGCTACAGCTTGGGGACCCCAAGCGTGCCGCCCCCCAGCCTCACGCCCCCCCAGCTGGCTACCCCGAATCTACAGCAGTTCTTTCCCCAGGCCACCCGGCAGTCCCTGCTGGGGCCCCCTCCCGTGGGGGTGCCCATCGCCCCTGCCCAGGCCCAGCTTCCCGGCAGGAGCCATCAGAAGCAGGCGCGGCCCAGCCCCACCACGAACCCCGCTCGGAAG ACGATGCCCGTGGAAGGACCCCTCGGGTCTGAGGAAGGCGGGGAGCTCCCACCAGAATCACCAG ACCAAGACTCCCCGCCTTGCCCAGACGCCATCGCCCACGAGAAAGACCTGCCCGCCGCCGAGCCCGAGTCTCTAGAGGGGGAACCTGTCGGGCCCCCAGCCAAGAGGACCAAGAG CTCTGAGCCCACGGCGAAGGGGCCCCCAGGGCAGCTGAGGGCAAAGGTGCAGCCCCAGGCCCGGATGGCGGTGCCGAAGCAAACACAGACGCCCGAGCTGCTCCCCGAGCCGCCAGAGGCCCGAGTGCTGCCTCGCTtccagccccgggccctgcaGATCCACGCGCAGGTGCCGCCCTCTGAGGCCCGCGGCCCAGCAGCACTGCAGAAGCAGGTGCACACGCAGACCTCTCCAGAGCGCGCCCCGGTACCGCAGCAGTTGCAGCGGCGGGAGGAGGCGGAGCCAGAGGCGCTGCCCCAGGCACACCCTCAGCCTCCGGGGCAGATGCGGCCACTGGCGCAGACCCAGACGTGTCCACCGGGCCAGAGTAGCGCGCCGCCCGCAGAGCAGCCGCGGGCGCAGACCCAGGTGCCAGCAGCAGAGGGCGCTCCAGCGCCGGGACCCTGCGCCGTGCCCAACCGGCCACCCGGGCCCGAAGGAGCAGCCGGAG GCCCAGAGGAGCCAGCGGGTCCCCAGCTCAGCACAGAGGAGCCCCCGCAGGAGCCGCCCGGAGAGAGAGAAGGCGAGAGGAGATCCAGGGAGATGCTCGGG atgtggggtgctgggggctccctGAAGGTCACCATCCAGCAGAGCAGCAATAGCCGGGCTTTCAGCACCACACCTGTCACCCCTGTGCCGCGTCCCGGTGACTCGACTTCTACCAGCCCCGCCGCGACCGGCCCATCCCCCACGCAGGCCCTGCACTTCTTCTGCTGCATCTGCAAAGCCAACTGCGGCAGCCAGCAG gagTTTCAGGAGCACATGGCAGGGGCCGAGCACCAGCAGCGGCTCGGCGAGGTCCAGCACAGGAGCCAGGCCTGCCTCCTGTCCCTCCAGCCCGTGCCCCGGGACGTCCTGGAGAGAGAGCATGA AGGGCCCCTGCCCCAGCGCTGGTGCCACACCTGCCAGCTGTACTACATGGGGGACCTGATCCAGCACCGCCGGACCCAGGAGCACAAG ATTGCAAAACAGTCTCTGAGGCCTTTCTGCACAGCTTGCGACCGCTACTTTAAGACCCCCCGCAAGTTTGTGGAACACGTGAAGTCCCAGGGACACAAGGACAAAGCCAAGGAG CTGAATATGCTCCAGGAGACAGCTGGCCAGGACGAGGAGCACTTCATCACCGTGGACGCCGTGGGCTGCTTTGAGGgtgacgaagaggaggaggagaatgaggaggaagaagacaTAGAGGTGGAGGAGGAACTCTGCAAGCAG ATGAAGACCCCCGACATGCCCTCCCCGGAGCCGGAGCGGAAAGAGTCGGAGACCTACAGCCCCAGCAAGGCCTACG GGGTGGATTTCCTGGTGCCCGCCACGGGCCACGTGTGTCGCATCTGCCACAAGTTCTACCCGGGGGACGAGGGGGCACAGCTCAGCCACTGCAAGTCCTTGGCCCACTTTGAGAATCTGCAG AAATACAGGAAGGCCAAGAAGCCcaagcccgcccccgcccggcccgtgAGCCGCCGCTGTGCCGTCAACGCCCGGAACGCACTGACCGCCCTCTTCACCGCCGGGGGCCGCTCCCCCACCCAGGCCAGCAGCCAGAACGCGGCCAAAGCCCCCAGCAAGATGACggcgcccccgcgcccggcccccgcgcccagGCGCTCCTCCCGCCTCAAAACCTGA